A window from Nitrospirota bacterium encodes these proteins:
- a CDS encoding DegT/DnrJ/EryC1/StrS aminotransferase family protein encodes MPLQELVRQIYLPPPGHGALRLGDFFGNNNIRFFSYGRHALLEGLKIAGVAPGERVLIPGFICRDLLSAVNSLGAKVEYYPVDRLLQLSVSPDAMPDSKVILAVNYFGFPQDLRPFRDYCKKTGAVLIEDNAHGLFSRDENSSFLGTRGDFGIFSLRKTIPMPNGAALILNNLNAGYNLEPQIAFSPSVEPLSFRLKQLLRKIAPFIGVSLLQFVISLNRHMRRLRTGYEIMPSASDAEYILPEGPSPSSELFSYLSSVDVSKEIKRRRELYIALEPILKEAGAQPVFKSLPAGVAPYAYPFYASDEQTGSINKLLRKYGLECFRWPELPDAVKSSAPEHYKTIWFVSFLW; translated from the coding sequence GTGCCGCTTCAAGAACTCGTTAGACAGATATACCTGCCGCCGCCGGGACACGGAGCGCTGAGGCTTGGAGATTTTTTTGGCAATAATAACATCCGTTTTTTCAGCTACGGCAGGCATGCCTTATTGGAAGGATTAAAAATTGCCGGTGTTGCCCCGGGAGAGAGGGTTCTGATTCCGGGCTTTATATGCAGGGATTTACTGTCTGCCGTTAATTCTCTTGGAGCCAAGGTTGAGTATTATCCTGTAGACCGTTTACTACAACTGTCAGTCAGCCCCGATGCCATGCCTGATTCAAAAGTAATTCTGGCAGTTAATTATTTCGGTTTCCCGCAGGACTTAAGGCCTTTCCGTGATTACTGTAAGAAAACAGGTGCGGTATTGATTGAGGATAATGCGCACGGTTTATTCAGTAGAGATGAAAACAGCAGTTTTCTCGGCACAAGAGGGGATTTTGGTATTTTCAGCCTGCGCAAGACAATTCCCATGCCGAACGGCGCAGCATTGATTCTTAATAATTTAAATGCAGGTTATAATTTAGAGCCTCAAATAGCCTTCAGCCCTTCTGTTGAACCGCTGTCCTTCAGATTAAAACAGCTATTAAGAAAAATTGCGCCATTTATTGGAGTGAGTCTGCTGCAGTTTGTAATATCTTTGAACCGGCACATGAGAAGATTAAGAACAGGCTATGAGATAATGCCTTCTGCAAGTGACGCCGAATATATTCTGCCGGAAGGCCCCTCTCCCAGCTCCGAACTTTTTTCATATCTTTCATCTGTTGATGTCAGTAAAGAGATTAAACGCCGGCGTGAACTTTATATTGCCCTGGAGCCGATTCTTAAGGAAGCAGGCGCTCAGCCGGTATTCAAATCCCTTCCCGCCGGGGTAGCGCCTTATGCGTATCCTTTTTATGCTTCGGATGAACAAACAGGGTCAATAAATAAATTATTAAGAAAATACGGACTTGAATGTTTCCGCTGGCCTGAACTGCCGGATGCCGTTAAATCATCGGCACCCGAACATTATAAAACAATATGGTTTGTCAGCTTTTTATGGTAG
- a CDS encoding glycosyltransferase produces the protein MNCLNCSKYLREAIDSVYAQTYKNWEIIFWDNVSTDDSAEIAKNYDDKLKYFRGEQTVPLYAARNMALRHARGEFIAFLDCDDIWLPAKLEKQMPLFSKESVGLVYSNTMLLNQKTGNEKILYKKKPPAGMIFRELLAGYFLSLETVVLRRKCFDMLSEWFDGRFNHVGDADLFIRVAFDWELEYIDEPLAKWRMYEESWTWKKIGLFGTEWRMLLDKYSSLFEGFGLRYEKEIKKINAMISYFEAVEEWKNNNRSRVRAIVGPHMLIKPKLFLVFLLSILPFEQFVKLLRFFGKHP, from the coding sequence ATGAACTGTCTTAATTGTTCAAAATACCTGCGTGAAGCCATAGACAGCGTATATGCGCAGACTTATAAAAACTGGGAAATAATTTTTTGGGATAATGTCTCAACTGATGACAGCGCGGAAATTGCAAAAAATTATGATGATAAGCTGAAATATTTCAGGGGTGAACAAACGGTCCCGCTTTATGCTGCAAGAAATATGGCTCTCCGACATGCCCGGGGAGAGTTTATTGCTTTTCTTGATTGTGATGATATATGGCTTCCTGCAAAACTTGAAAAACAAATGCCCCTTTTTTCTAAAGAAAGTGTTGGGCTGGTGTATTCCAATACAATGCTTTTAAATCAGAAAACCGGGAATGAAAAAATTCTTTATAAGAAGAAACCTCCCGCAGGAATGATATTCCGCGAGTTATTGGCAGGGTATTTTCTTTCTTTAGAGACAGTTGTTTTACGCCGGAAGTGTTTTGATATGCTGTCTGAATGGTTTGACGGCCGGTTTAATCATGTAGGTGATGCGGATTTGTTTATAAGGGTCGCCTTTGATTGGGAATTGGAATATATTGATGAGCCTCTTGCAAAATGGAGGATGTATGAGGAAAGCTGGACCTGGAAAAAGATTGGTTTGTTCGGGACAGAATGGAGGATGCTGCTTGATAAATACAGCAGTTTGTTTGAGGGTTTCGGTTTACGCTATGAGAAGGAAATTAAAAAAATTAATGCAATGATTTCATATTTTGAGGCAGTGGAGGAGTGGAAGAACAACAACAGGTCCAGGGTCAGGGCAATAGTAGGTCCGCATATGCTCATAAAGCCGAAACTTTTCCTTGTATTTTTATTATCTATCCTTCCATTTGAACAGTTTGTAAAGCTGCTGCGTTTTTTCGGGAAACATCCATAA
- a CDS encoding dTDP-4-dehydrorhamnose 3,5-epimerase family protein, with protein MIDGVIIQKLKQIADERGKVMHMLRCDSPLFTKFGEIYFSIVNKGAVKAWKRHTKMTQHFAVPAGEIRLVLYDNRNGSKSCGDIKIIEIGEDKFSLVRIPPLVWYGFKGISSTPSVVVNCTDLPHDPDETERLNASDKKIPYVWD; from the coding sequence ATGATTGACGGTGTAATTATTCAAAAATTAAAACAAATAGCCGATGAAAGAGGAAAGGTTATGCACATGCTTCGCTGCGACTCCCCTCTTTTTACGAAATTCGGAGAGATTTATTTTTCAATTGTTAACAAGGGTGCTGTGAAGGCATGGAAGAGGCACACTAAAATGACTCAGCACTTTGCAGTGCCGGCAGGTGAAATCAGGTTAGTGCTGTATGATAACCGTAACGGGTCAAAGAGCTGCGGAGATATTAAGATTATAGAAATAGGAGAAGATAAGTTCTCTCTTGTCAGAATTCCCCCCCTTGTATGGTATGGATTTAAAGGCATATCTTCAACGCCCTCTGTGGTGGTAAACTGCACTGATTTGCCGCACGACCCTGATGAAACGGAACGCCTGAACGCTTCTGATAAAAAAATACCTTATGTTTGGGATTAA
- the rfbG gene encoding CDP-glucose 4,6-dehydratase, with protein sequence MNVRSFGNIYRNKRVLVTGHTGFKGSWLSAWLLALGAKVAGFSIDLPSKPSNFEVINLENKLKHIKGDVRDLKSLKRVFDDFSPEVVFHLAAQAITRLSYDIPHETFYTNMGGTVNVLECIRKSKSVKAAVIITSDKCYQNVEWAWGYRENDRLGGDDPYSASKACAETASHSYIKSFFSMKNSPKIATARAGNVIGGGDWASDRIVPDCIRAFSKKEKLEIRNPKAIRPWQHVLEPLSGYLCLGENLLLNNEKAAGESFNFGPLNTGNKSVEGLMRDFARIWGGGRWGISKGHINKKESTFLKLNCDKALHYLDWHAVLSFEEMVEMTTNWYKAFYGGKKDMYSFTANQIEEYTKLAKRQGLVWVKK encoded by the coding sequence ATGAACGTGAGATCATTCGGAAATATATATCGTAATAAGCGGGTACTTGTAACCGGTCATACGGGATTTAAAGGGTCATGGTTAAGTGCGTGGCTCTTAGCATTAGGGGCCAAGGTGGCAGGGTTCTCAATAGATTTGCCTTCAAAGCCGTCAAATTTTGAAGTTATTAATCTTGAAAATAAATTAAAACATATTAAAGGTGATGTAAGGGATTTGAAGAGCTTGAAACGGGTGTTTGATGATTTTTCTCCGGAAGTGGTATTTCATTTAGCCGCACAGGCGATAACGCGCCTTTCCTACGATATACCGCATGAAACCTTCTACACTAATATGGGCGGCACGGTGAATGTTCTTGAATGTATACGAAAATCCAAATCAGTAAAGGCTGCCGTAATAATTACAAGTGATAAATGCTACCAAAATGTAGAGTGGGCCTGGGGGTACAGAGAAAATGACAGACTGGGAGGAGACGACCCTTACAGCGCATCAAAGGCCTGTGCTGAAACAGCCAGTCATTCTTACATTAAGTCGTTTTTCTCCATGAAAAATTCTCCTAAAATTGCTACAGCAAGGGCCGGCAATGTCATCGGAGGCGGTGACTGGGCCTCTGACCGTATTGTCCCTGACTGCATCAGGGCCTTTTCTAAGAAGGAAAAACTTGAAATAAGAAACCCAAAGGCTATCCGCCCGTGGCAGCATGTGCTTGAACCATTGAGTGGATATTTGTGCTTAGGGGAAAATCTTTTGCTCAATAATGAAAAGGCAGCCGGTGAATCGTTCAATTTCGGCCCGTTAAATACCGGCAATAAATCAGTAGAAGGGTTGATGAGGGATTTTGCAAGGATATGGGGAGGCGGCAGGTGGGGTATATCCAAGGGTCATATTAATAAGAAAGAATCAACCTTTTTAAAACTTAATTGTGATAAGGCATTGCATTATCTGGACTGGCATGCGGTGCTTTCCTTTGAAGAAATGGTTGAAATGACTACTAACTGGTATAAAGCTTTCTACGGCGGGAAAAAAGACATGTATAGTTTTACCGCAAACCAGATTGAGGAGTATACAAAATTAGCTAAAAGACAAGGCTTGGTTTGGGTGAAAAAATAA
- the rfbF gene encoding glucose-1-phosphate cytidylyltransferase produces MKVVILAGGMGTRLSEETMIKPKPMVEIGNKPIIWHIMSIYGACGYNEFIIALGYKGEIIKKYFLNYYNLQSDLTISLKTGEVSASKNCYREWIIQLVDTGFGSMTGGRLYRLRDKLKNQTFMLTYGDGVCSVDIKKLVEFHKSHGKIATVTAVRPTARFGGMTFDGSRVLEFKEKPQTGEGWINGGFFIFDSKVFDYLHGDNDILEKEPLENLAKDGQLIAYKHEGFWQCMDTLRDRQLLEKLWEGNNAPWKVWKD; encoded by the coding sequence ATGAAAGTGGTAATCTTAGCCGGCGGTATGGGCACAAGGCTTAGTGAAGAGACCATGATTAAACCAAAACCAATGGTTGAAATAGGGAATAAGCCTATAATCTGGCATATAATGAGTATTTACGGGGCCTGCGGTTATAATGAATTTATCATTGCCCTTGGATATAAGGGTGAAATTATTAAAAAATATTTTCTTAATTATTATAACCTCCAGAGTGATCTGACCATTTCACTTAAAACAGGAGAAGTGTCGGCATCAAAAAACTGTTACAGGGAGTGGATTATACAGCTTGTTGATACAGGTTTCGGCAGTATGACAGGCGGGAGGCTGTACAGGTTAAGGGATAAATTAAAAAATCAGACATTCATGCTTACCTACGGCGATGGGGTCTGCAGCGTGGATATTAAGAAGCTTGTTGAATTTCATAAATCACATGGTAAAATTGCAACAGTAACTGCCGTAAGGCCTACGGCGAGATTCGGCGGCATGACATTTGACGGCAGCAGGGTGTTGGAATTTAAAGAAAAGCCTCAGACAGGCGAAGGATGGATTAACGGCGGGTTTTTTATATTTGACTCCAAAGTTTTTGATTATCTTCATGGAGATAACGACATCCTTGAAAAAGAGCCTTTGGAAAATCTTGCAAAAGACGGACAATTAATAGCGTATAAACACGAAGGTTTTTGGCAATGCATGGATACTTTAAGAGACAGACAACTGCTTGAAAAATTATGGGAAGGCAATAATGCTCCATGGAAGGTGTGGAAGGACTGA
- a CDS encoding NAD-dependent epimerase/dehydratase family protein, producing the protein MFNNTDKILIAGGSGFIGRHLANRCSEYTPHITCLGLTGNYRGQQKSRNMRFIQADIRNKRQLKSALRNKSFDYVFNLGGYIDHTPYLEDGRKIIESHFTGLMNLIDCLDVKKLKGFVQTGSSDEYGNAPAPQQEGMREKPISPYSFAKTASSHFIQMLSNTEGFPGVVLRLFLVYGPMQDGKRFLPHIIKACLKNCSFKISEGKQLRDFCYVEDVVEALIKAAVLPSAKGHIINVASGAPVSIRQVTEKVVRLTGGGRPLWGAHQYRKGENMALYADISLAKNLLKWEPKVTFEKGLKETIEHYKSFLKGAKL; encoded by the coding sequence GTGTTTAATAACACAGACAAAATACTGATTGCAGGGGGCAGCGGGTTTATCGGGAGGCATCTTGCAAACAGGTGTTCTGAATATACACCGCACATTACCTGTCTCGGATTGACCGGCAACTATAGAGGACAACAAAAATCTCGGAACATGCGGTTTATACAGGCGGATATCAGGAATAAAAGACAACTTAAATCAGCCCTCAGAAACAAGTCGTTTGACTATGTTTTTAATCTTGGCGGTTATATAGACCATACCCCTTATTTAGAAGATGGACGTAAGATAATAGAATCTCATTTTACAGGGCTTATGAACTTGATTGATTGCCTTGATGTAAAAAAACTTAAAGGTTTTGTCCAGACAGGCAGCAGTGATGAATATGGCAATGCGCCTGCGCCCCAGCAGGAGGGTATGCGGGAAAAGCCCATCTCTCCATATTCTTTTGCAAAGACAGCGTCATCGCATTTTATACAGATGCTTTCTAATACAGAAGGGTTTCCGGGTGTAGTTTTAAGATTATTTCTGGTTTATGGACCTATGCAGGACGGCAAACGCTTTCTTCCTCATATTATTAAAGCATGTTTGAAAAATTGCAGTTTTAAAATTTCTGAGGGGAAACAATTAAGAGATTTTTGTTATGTTGAAGATGTGGTTGAGGCCCTGATAAAGGCGGCTGTACTGCCCTCTGCAAAAGGACATATCATAAATGTGGCGTCAGGAGCACCCGTATCTATAAGGCAGGTAACGGAAAAGGTTGTAAGGCTGACAGGAGGCGGAAGACCACTCTGGGGCGCGCATCAGTATCGTAAAGGCGAGAATATGGCATTGTATGCTGATATTAGTCTTGCTAAAAACTTGCTTAAATGGGAGCCTAAAGTAACCTTTGAAAAAGGATTAAAAGAAACAATTGAGCATTACAAAAGTTTTCTGAAAGGAGCAAAATTATGA
- a CDS encoding B12-binding domain-containing radical SAM protein, producing the protein MKKNKIILVNPGTHFQEIMSYGAYPNTAIMVLATILHNAGFQVIVVDGRYQRIDEAVNSILKEIDERVIFVGFSVMTVQLPWAYHVSQAIKQRHSNAVIVWGGVHPTLFPEQTVEDKAVDIVVVNDAAATIIPLSLTLSEGGDLSGVPGVYYKTAKHSIVQTPPNPVKDDLSNIPALDFSLIDHLRYSRNNVIAVEDFYGDAYKNCLVYPIITGIGCSYKCTFCINVILQKSYRFKKAGEIIEEIKKLIKNYRADFIQPLDENFFINKKRIFEFVELLEQENINIKWRPQLRADYFSDTYINVELAKRLEKSGMVVAAMGVESASQQILDMLKKQLKVENIIKAMEILSKTNIVPKMNFMVGLPGETEDEIKKTYSLAVKLRGMVKKSCITVSPFRPYPGSPLYEQVVSEYGYSPPTNLSDWAMLSKKEFMEGVGYESFEKYKWIQNSGKLKAMQYVYNRIAWNRPKRDSKFYWRIIRFVSFMRFNFDFFEFVSFERAVLERLLKIKEFTTAFFSKNVLSADR; encoded by the coding sequence ATGAAGAAGAATAAGATAATTCTGGTAAACCCCGGCACACATTTTCAGGAGATTATGTCATATGGCGCCTATCCGAATACTGCAATAATGGTTCTTGCAACAATACTCCATAACGCAGGTTTTCAAGTCATTGTGGTTGACGGCAGGTATCAGAGGATTGATGAGGCTGTAAACTCTATTCTTAAAGAAATTGACGAAAGAGTTATATTCGTCGGTTTTTCGGTAATGACTGTGCAACTGCCGTGGGCATATCATGTGTCGCAGGCAATAAAGCAAAGACACAGCAATGCAGTGATAGTATGGGGAGGGGTTCACCCAACACTTTTCCCGGAGCAGACCGTTGAAGATAAGGCAGTAGATATTGTAGTGGTAAATGATGCGGCGGCTACGATTATCCCGCTAAGCTTGACATTGTCCGAAGGCGGGGACCTCTCTGGAGTTCCGGGAGTATATTATAAGACTGCGAAGCATTCAATAGTACAGACCCCCCCCAACCCCGTTAAAGATGACCTCAGCAATATCCCTGCCTTGGACTTTTCTTTGATAGACCATCTACGTTATTCAAGAAATAATGTAATAGCTGTTGAGGATTTTTATGGCGATGCATATAAAAACTGCCTTGTGTATCCTATTATAACCGGCATCGGGTGCAGTTACAAATGTACTTTCTGTATAAATGTTATCCTGCAAAAAAGCTATCGTTTTAAAAAAGCCGGTGAAATCATAGAAGAAATAAAGAAACTTATAAAAAATTACAGGGCGGATTTTATACAGCCGCTGGATGAAAATTTCTTCATTAATAAAAAGAGGATTTTTGAATTTGTAGAGCTATTAGAACAGGAAAATATTAATATTAAATGGCGTCCGCAATTGAGGGCAGATTATTTTAGCGACACTTATATAAATGTTGAACTTGCAAAAAGACTGGAGAAATCAGGAATGGTCGTAGCAGCTATGGGTGTAGAAAGCGCCTCACAGCAGATTCTTGACATGCTGAAAAAACAGCTCAAGGTTGAGAATATAATCAAAGCCATGGAGATATTGTCAAAAACCAATATAGTTCCTAAAATGAACTTTATGGTAGGACTTCCCGGGGAGACCGAAGATGAAATTAAAAAAACCTACAGCCTTGCGGTTAAGCTTAGAGGCATGGTGAAGAAAAGCTGTATTACTGTTTCTCCCTTCCGTCCGTATCCGGGGTCCCCGCTTTATGAGCAGGTGGTATCTGAATATGGATACTCGCCGCCCACTAATCTAAGCGACTGGGCAATGCTCTCAAAAAAGGAGTTTATGGAGGGGGTAGGATATGAATCATTTGAAAAATATAAGTGGATCCAAAACTCCGGTAAACTCAAAGCCATGCAGTATGTCTATAACCGCATTGCATGGAATAGACCCAAGAGAGACAGCAAATTCTACTGGAGGATAATCCGGTTTGTTTCATTTATGCGTTTTAATTTTGACTTTTTTGAGTTTGTTTCTTTTGAGAGAGCGGTGCTTGAAAGGCTGTTAAAGATAAAAGAATTTACAACGGCCTTTTTTAGTAAAAATGTTTTGAGCGCCGACAGATAA
- a CDS encoding SPASM domain-containing protein, translated as MKLINPEIRFEVTNKCNAKCIMCPRERMTRRQGVLDLNLYKKVLDEAVGGGAKLVSLENYGESFLDPYIFERAEYAKSKGLEVYTITNGSILDEKKAEKVADLFDKIRISMYGTTKLTYEGIHKGLSFEDVSKNVANLFETRRRENSKLRIEMYFLLMPENEHEMKDFLRRYEEIADGISVWKPHNWGDGRTYRPFDEKKTSCGRPFTGPVQVQWDGLAVPCCFDYDSKIVLGDFKKQTLHEVLHSKEYNAFRQAHQEGNFYKFPFCNVCDQLHKRDDVLVYTTIKNSKVGATNTAYYNLKKNAK; from the coding sequence ATGAAATTAATTAACCCGGAAATACGTTTTGAAGTAACAAACAAATGTAATGCAAAATGTATAATGTGCCCGCGCGAGAGGATGACACGGCGCCAGGGCGTCCTCGACCTTAACCTTTATAAAAAAGTTCTGGATGAAGCCGTAGGCGGCGGGGCTAAGCTGGTTTCGCTTGAAAATTACGGGGAAAGCTTTCTGGATCCATATATCTTTGAGCGCGCTGAATATGCAAAATCAAAGGGACTTGAGGTTTACACCATAACAAACGGCTCCATTCTTGATGAAAAGAAGGCGGAAAAGGTTGCAGACCTGTTTGATAAAATACGCATCAGCATGTACGGGACAACAAAGTTAACCTATGAAGGAATACATAAAGGGCTGTCTTTTGAAGATGTCAGTAAAAATGTCGCGAATTTATTTGAGACCCGCCGGAGGGAAAACAGTAAATTAAGGATAGAAATGTATTTTTTATTAATGCCGGAAAATGAGCATGAGATGAAGGATTTTCTCAGGCGTTATGAAGAAATAGCTGATGGCATTTCTGTATGGAAGCCCCATAACTGGGGAGACGGAAGAACATACAGACCCTTTGATGAGAAAAAAACCAGCTGCGGCCGTCCGTTTACAGGGCCTGTTCAGGTGCAGTGGGACGGATTGGCGGTTCCCTGCTGCTTTGATTATGACAGCAAGATTGTTTTAGGCGATTTTAAAAAACAGACTCTGCACGAGGTATTGCATAGCAAAGAGTATAATGCGTTCAGGCAGGCGCACCAGGAAGGGAATTTTTACAAGTTTCCCTTTTGTAATGTATGCGACCAGCTGCATAAAAGAGATGATGTCCTGGTATACACCACGATAAAAAATTCTAAAGTCGGCGCTACAAATACAGCTTATTATAATCTAAAGAAAAATGCTAAATGA
- a CDS encoding glycosyltransferase: MVSIIIRTKNEERWITSCLMGVFKQDFTDFEVIVVDNESTDKTIEKAQQFNIAKVITCKDYRPGLALNMGIRESRGDYIVCLSGHCIPIDEKWLSSLLNNFDDPKVVGVYGRQEPLAYTPDIDKRDLSIIFGMDRRVQKKDSFFHNANSILRKSAWNEMPFDETAANIEDRIWAEKMLQKGYVIVYEPHASVYHYHGIHQGGDKKRCASVVNILESLNPETKNNIHVDIKNLRIMAVIPVKGKINYLKGKPLIGYTIEQALASKYIKEVIVSTDNHELAKLVKTLGASAPFVRDEALSRDFVDIEKVLQYSLNKLEEQKIFPDIIVYLEETFPFRTKKLIDSIIEQLIKEGLDSVIAARTEYRSIWKQEDNKIERIDKGDIPRKYKEPSFIGIKGLCSVTHPEFIREGSLLGEKIGIYAVNNPYSPLEVREEEDFRMAERLIDFWIHPPDRQAGKSV; encoded by the coding sequence ATGGTATCTATTATTATCAGGACTAAAAATGAGGAAAGATGGATAACCTCGTGTCTGATGGGGGTATTCAAACAGGATTTCACTGATTTTGAAGTTATTGTAGTTGATAATGAGAGCACGGACAAGACAATTGAGAAGGCACAGCAGTTTAATATTGCAAAGGTCATAACGTGCAAGGACTACAGACCCGGGCTTGCCCTTAATATGGGGATACGGGAATCCAGAGGAGATTATATTGTCTGCCTTTCAGGCCACTGTATTCCTATTGACGAAAAATGGCTGTCAAGTTTATTAAATAATTTTGACGACCCGAAAGTGGTTGGAGTGTACGGACGGCAGGAACCGCTTGCCTATACGCCGGATATAGATAAGAGAGACCTCTCAATAATATTCGGCATGGACCGGAGAGTTCAGAAAAAAGACAGTTTTTTCCACAATGCAAACAGCATTCTAAGGAAATCAGCATGGAATGAGATGCCTTTTGACGAGACGGCTGCGAATATTGAGGACAGGATATGGGCGGAAAAAATGCTTCAAAAGGGATATGTAATTGTGTATGAACCTCATGCGAGTGTTTACCACTACCATGGCATTCACCAGGGCGGAGACAAGAAAAGGTGTGCAAGTGTGGTGAATATACTTGAATCGCTGAATCCGGAGACAAAAAACAATATACATGTAGATATTAAAAACCTCAGGATTATGGCTGTTATACCTGTAAAGGGGAAGATTAATTATCTTAAAGGCAAGCCTCTTATAGGGTATACCATTGAACAGGCGCTTGCATCAAAATACATCAAAGAGGTAATAGTGTCTACGGATAACCATGAGCTTGCAAAGCTTGTAAAAACTCTTGGAGCAAGCGCCCCGTTTGTAAGAGATGAAGCGCTCTCAAGAGATTTTGTTGATATTGAGAAGGTGCTTCAGTATTCTTTGAATAAGCTTGAAGAGCAAAAAATATTTCCTGATATTATCGTCTATCTTGAGGAGACATTCCCTTTCAGGACCAAAAAGCTCATAGACAGCATAATAGAGCAATTAATTAAAGAAGGACTGGACAGCGTTATTGCCGCCAGAACCGAATACAGGTCTATATGGAAGCAGGAAGATAATAAAATTGAGAGAATAGACAAAGGCGATATCCCGCGAAAATACAAAGAACCTTCATTTATCGGAATCAAAGGGCTGTGTTCAGTCACGCATCCTGAATTTATTCGCGAAGGCTCCCTGCTCGGCGAAAAAATAGGCATTTACGCGGTGAACAACCCTTACTCGCCGCTTGAAGTGAGAGAGGAAGAAGACTTTAGAATGGCGGAAAGGCTTATTGATTTCTGGATTCACCCGCCTGACCGGCAGGCAGGGAAGTCAGTTTAG
- a CDS encoding Ldh family oxidoreductase, with protein sequence MSDSIKKFSTDRIYKFLQSVLKAVNVRDDVAVHVADGLLNASLRGVDSHGIRLLPHYIASVEGGRLNPNPQYKFERTASAAGTFDADHTFGHAAGIEAMRKAVDMAREAGAGLVSVYNSSHCGTSAFFAVEAAKKDFIGLAFTHANALLNTPGSTRPFFGLNPIAMAVPCEGEEPFCYDSAPSVITWNRLLQLRQENLDAPVLSGADENGSPTSYSHKVTQLLPIGGYKGFGLAMIVDILCGLLTGMKVGRDIPDMYKTPLSEKRHLGQFYMAIKIDAFQPLGLFKKRMKKLMDDIRNEPGRDADTPVMSPGDPEKKNLADRTKNGIPVKELDLNAFKALAEKYKIKFFGSTDFSVGI encoded by the coding sequence TTGTCTGACAGTATTAAGAAATTCAGCACTGATAGAATATACAAATTCTTACAATCTGTATTAAAGGCTGTGAATGTCAGAGATGATGTTGCCGTACATGTAGCGGACGGGCTGCTGAACGCCTCGCTGAGAGGCGTTGATTCACACGGCATAAGACTGCTGCCTCATTATATTGCCTCAGTTGAAGGGGGCCGGCTCAATCCCAATCCGCAGTACAAGTTTGAACGCACGGCTTCTGCGGCAGGCACTTTTGATGCGGACCATACCTTTGGACATGCTGCAGGCATTGAAGCCATGCGTAAGGCTGTGGATATGGCAAGGGAAGCAGGCGCAGGACTTGTTTCGGTTTATAATTCCAGCCACTGCGGGACATCTGCATTCTTTGCCGTTGAAGCGGCAAAAAAAGATTTTATAGGATTGGCATTTACACACGCAAATGCACTGCTGAATACGCCGGGCTCAACACGCCCCTTTTTTGGACTGAACCCTATAGCCATGGCTGTGCCCTGCGAAGGTGAAGAGCCTTTTTGCTATGATTCAGCGCCGTCTGTGATTACATGGAACAGACTGCTGCAGTTACGCCAGGAAAATCTTGATGCGCCTGTTCTTAGCGGTGCGGATGAAAATGGCAGTCCAACAAGTTATTCTCATAAGGTGACACAGCTCCTTCCCATCGGCGGCTATAAGGGTTTTGGACTTGCAATGATTGTTGACATACTATGCGGACTGCTTACCGGGATGAAGGTTGGCAGGGATATTCCGGATATGTATAAGACACCGCTTTCTGAAAAACGCCATCTCGGACAGTTCTACATGGCAATAAAGATTGATGCTTTTCAGCCGCTCGGTTTATTCAAAAAGAGGATGAAAAAACTTATGGATGATATTCGCAATGAGCCGGGAAGGGATGCGGATACCCCTGTAATGTCGCCGGGCGACCCGGAAAAGAAAAACCTTGCGGACCGGACAAAAAACGGCATTCCGGTAAAAGAACTTGATTTAAATGCGTTCAAGGCATTGGCAGAAAAATATAAAATCAAATTTTTTGGTTCTACAGACTTTTCTGTGGGGATATGA